From a region of the Cucumis sativus cultivar 9930 chromosome 6, Cucumber_9930_V3, whole genome shotgun sequence genome:
- the LOC105436019 gene encoding exocyst complex component EXO70A1, with protein sequence MGVPQAMEILTERAALVRESLQKSQNVTENMVSILGSFDYRLSALETAMRPTQIRTHSIRRAHENIDKTLKAAESMLAQFDLTRKAEAKILRGPHEDLEMYLEAIDQLRSTNRYFIGNKNFKSNEAILIHTSNLLVKAISKLEDEFRQLLTNYSKPVEPDRLFDCLPNNLRPSSASAHHGDSGSKINSDQQNKSLEAAVFIPPTLIPPRVLPLLHDLAQQMIQAGHQQQLFRIYRDTRASVLEQSLRKLGVERLTKDDVQKMQWEALEAKIGNWIHYMRIAVKLLFAGERKICDQIFDGADSLQDQCFADVTSNSVSVLLSFGEAIARSKRSPEKLFVLLDMYEIMRELQSEVETLFGSKACIEMRDSALSLTTRLAETAQETFVDFEEAVEKDATKTAVLDGTVHPLTSYVINYVKFLFDYQSTLKQLFQDFDASDPDAQIAVVTTRIMQALQTNLDGKSKQYRDPALTQLFLMNNIHYIVRSVRRSEAKDLLGDDWVQIHRRVVQQHANQYKRISWAKILQCLTVQASGSGGGSGDASSGLSRAMVKDRFKTFNIQFEELHQRQSQWTVPDSELRESLRLAVAEVLLPAYRSFIKRFGPMIENGKNPQKYIRYSPEDLERMLNEFFEGKTFSEQKR encoded by the exons ATAAGAACTCATTCAATTCGGAGGGCGCATGAGAATATTGACAAGACATTGAAGGCTGCAGAAAGTATGCTGGCTCAGTTTGATCTTACACGCAAG GCCGAGGCTAAAATACTCAGGGGACCACATGAGGACTTAGAGATGTACTTGGAAGCAATTGATCAATTACGAAGCACAAATCGCTACTTTATTGggaacaaaaatttcaaaagtaacgAAGCTATTCTTATCCACACAAGCAACTTGCTTGTTAAAGCCATTTCAAAGCTAGAAGATGAGTTCAGACAGCTTTTAACAAATTAcag TAAGCCAGTGGAACCTGATCGTCTATTTGATTGCCTCCCCAACAATTTGCGTCCATCATCAGCATCTGCACACCATGGTGATAGTGGTAGCAAAATTAACTCTGACCAACAGAACAAAAGCTTAGAAGCTGCCGTCTTCATTCCACCAACTCTAATTCCGCCCAGGGTTCTTCCATTGTTGCATGACTTGGCTCAACAAATGATTCAGGCTGGTCATCAGCAGCAGCTGTTTAGAATATACAG GGATACTCGCGCTTCAGTTTTAGAACAGAGTCTTAGGAAATTAGGTGTTGAGAGGCTTACCAAGGATGATGTCCAGAAAATGCAGTGGGAAGCTCTTGAAGCTAAGATTGGGAACTGGATACATTACATGCGCATTGCG GTCAAACTGCTGTTTGCTGGGGAAAGGAAAATTTGTGATCAAATTTTTGACGGTGCAGACTCTCTCCAAGATCAATGCTTTGCTGATGTGACTTCAAACAGTGTGTCAGTGCTACTAAGTTTTGGAGAGGCCATTGCCAGAAGCAAGAGATCTCcagaaaaattgtttgttcttttagaCATGTATGAAATAATGCGAGAACTGCAGTCTGAG GTTGAAACACTTTTTGGAAGTAAAGCATGTATTGAAATGCGGGATTCTGCATTGAGCTTAACCACACGCCTTGCCGAGACAGCTCAAGAGacctttgttgattttgaagaAGCCGTAGAAAAAGATGCCACAAAAACGGCAGTTCTTGATGGGACTGTTCATCCCTTGACTAGTTATGTGATCAATTACGTCAAGTTTCTGTTTGA CTACCAATCTACTTTGAAGCAGCTATTCCAAGATTTTGACGCTAGTGATCCAGATGCTCAGATAGCAGTGGTAACTACAAGAATCATGCAGGCCCTTCAGACTAATCTTGATGGGAAATCTAAACAATATAGGGATCCTGCACTAACTCAATTATTTCTTATGAACAATATTCACTATATAGTGAGATCCGTCCGAAG ATCGGAGGCAAAGGATTTGCTGGGTGATGACTGGGTGCAGATACATCGACGGGTTGTGCAGCAGCATGCAAATCAATACAAGCGGATTTCTTGGGCAAAG ATTTTGCAGTGCCTCACAGTTCAGGCCTCAGGTAGTGGTGGTGGTTCGGGAGATGCTAGCAGTGGACTTTCAAGAGCTATGGTGAAAGATAGGTTCAAGACTTTTAACATCCAATTTGAAGAGCTTCATCAACGGCAATCTCAGTGGACAGTTCCTGACAGTGAGTTGCGGGAGTCATTAAGGTTGGCAGTTGCTGAAGTTTTATTGCCTGCTTACCGATCCTTCATCAAGCGTTTCGG GCCTATGATTGAGAATGGGAAAAATCCTCAAAAATACATCAGATATTCACCCGAGGATCTCGAGCGTATgctaaatgaattttttgaaggCAAGACATTCAGTGAGCAAAAGCGCTAG